CAAGGGCGGGGGAAATCGACGCCGCCCGCGCCAAGGGTGAGGCGACCGTGCCCTCGCTATTGGGGGTGGAGAAGGCGACGAATCCCTTCCTGCGCGCCGACGATCCGGCCCTGGCCGCGGCCTATGGCCTGCAAGGCCGCGATGCGACGGCGGTTTTCGCGGCGATTCGTTCGGCCAAGGATCGCTTCTAAACCGCAGATGGCGTATTATCCTCGGCTGGTATTCCAGCGTTCCTATTAGGGTTCGTATTTCGGCGTGAGCAGCGAGTATCGCATCGTCTTCTTCGAAGACCGGGAAATCGTCGTCGCGCTGATCGAGCACGCGCGCACCCAAGGCATGAAATTGCCGCCCGGCCGCGTGGTCAAAATGGCCGTGGATCGCGCGTCTTTCGCGGTGAAGCTCGTCTACGCCAAAAAGGGCGAGCCGCCCAAGCATGTCGAGTTCGACGCCTCGGCGCTGTCGCAAGCGATGATCCGCCACTGCAAGGGCACGGGCATTCCGCTGCCGATGCGCGCGCGCAAGGAATTGCGCTTCGTCGACGGGCGCATCGCCTTCGTCGTGCAGCTGGAACGCCCGGCGACCGACGCGCTGATCCCGCTCGAATACGTCAACAAAGCCTCGGCTTAAGCCGCTTCAAATACGATGACGCCGCCCAAGGCGGACGCGGGCACGACGACGCGCCCGCGCGCGGTCTGGCGCCCCGCCGGTGCTTTCGTCAAATCGCGGCAGGCCAGCGTATAGCCGGCGATCCACGGCAAGGCGGGCGGATCGATGCCGAACGCGGCCTTTGCGGCGGTGGCGTCGCGGAACACCAGATCGCCGCGCGCGCTGGCGATGCCGGGGGCACCGTCGATCGCCGTCGCGGGCAACCCGGTATAGCGCGCGAAACGCGCGGCTGCTTCGGTGGGGTCCGCGACGCAAAGATGAACGTGGGTCAGCGCATAAGCCGTGTTGGGATGTGCGATCCAGCGCGCCTGCCATAAATGCTCGGGCGTTTTGTGCTCGACGAATTGCACCCGGCCTTCCGGCATCGCGCCGGCGACGGTCCGCACCACGGAGAACCTTGCGGTACGCGGGCCGGAGGGCGTTTCGATTTCCCGCTGCAAGGCGACGGGATCCAGCGGCGCGAAGCCTTCGCGCGCCAGCCTGGCGTGCTGGGCGTCGGGCTCGACCGTGCCGAAGGCGATCAGATGCACGCCCGTATAACGCGCGATACCGGCGCGCAGCGTCGCGGCGTTTGGCGTATCGCCGATGGGGGCGAGGAATTCGAGATAGCCGCGTTCCAGCATCGCGCAATGATTGCCGGTTCCCGCCGAGATGGGCGGCGCTTCCGGATTCGCGCGGGTGAATTGCTCGGAAAACGGCGTGGGTGCGAAGCCGAGCCGCACGAGTTCGTCGAAGGCCGCCGCGCGATCGGGCACCCAATGCGCGATGTGATCGACCGCAAGCGTGCCCGAAGCGGGGCGTTGAAAACCGCCGAAATCCATATTCAAAACCCGATCAAGCCGCCGCGATGGGCGAGGCGCCGCGTGGCAATATCGTAGCGCATCAGATCTTCGCCGATGACCGCCGGGCCCTTATAGGTTTGGCGCACCGCATCCAATGCGGCATTGCGATCGAAGCGCACCGGCACGAAATGATTGAGCAGCAGGCACGCGACATCGGCTTCCTTCGCCACGCGGCCGACGTCTTCGGGCGGTGTGTGATAGGACCGCACCGCATCGATCGTCGCGGCGGCGCGCACGCCGGGCACCGGCTTCATCTCCGCATGCAGGAAGCATTCGTGGACAAGCACATCCGCCCCCTTGGCGGCGGCGATCAGATCCGGACAATAGGCGGTGTCGCCGCTGAACGCGGCTTTCTGCCCGTCGGCCTCGATCACGAAGCCGAACGCGTGTTTGACGGGTTGATGCGCCACGGGCACGACGCGCACTTGCGCGTCCCCAATGGCGATGACGTCGCCCGCGACCATCTCGGTCGTTTCGATCTTGAAGGCTTCGGTCGAAGCGCGTTTCTCGTGCGCGATGCGTTGCGCGCGCTCCGCCGCCCATAGCGCCATCGTGCCGTCGACGAAATCGCGCGTCCCCGGCGGGCCGAAGACGCGTTGCGGCCTATCGCGGCCTTGATGCCAGCTGGAAATCACCAGCTGATAGAAATCGACCAGATGGTCGCTGTGGAGATGCGTGAGGAACAACGCGTCGATCGCCGCACCCGATGTGCCCGCTTCGACCAGACGCTGCGTGACCCCGGAACCGCAATCGATCAGGATGCGCGCATTCCCGCCGATGGCGAGCGTCGCGGGGCCCCGGCGATCGGGATCGCATTGCGGGCAGCCGGTTCCCAGAAGAACGATTTCCAAGGTTACTTCCCCAATTCGCGCAACGCCGCGATATCGGCGGCGACCGCGTCGAGCCGATTTTCCGCGAAAGCGCATTCCAGCCGATAGGCGATCGCACTCGCTTCGGCCATGCCGAACGTGCCGCCAGCACCCTTCAAACGATGCGACGCGGTTTCGGCGGCCTTGTTGTCGCCGGCTTTCCACGCGGCCTCGATCTCGTCGATGCGCGCGGGGTAACGCTGGCGGAAGCGCGCGATCGCCGCGGCGACGGGATCCTCGGCGTCAGACATCCAGCTTGGCCCAGATCGCGCGCAAACGGTCGGCCAGCGCCAGCGGATCGAAGGGTTTGGCGACCACGTCGGCCGCCCCCAGCGCGTGCCAGCGCACGATCTCCTCGGGCTGGACCTTCGCGGTCATGAACACGATGGGCAATTTCGCGGTCGTGGGGCGTGCGCGCAAACTCGCGAACAGCGTGGGGCCGTCCATCGCGGGCATCATCACGTCGATGACCGCGAGCTGCGGCGCGAAGGCGTCGACCCTGCGCAAGGCTTCGCCGCCCGACGCGCAGGCCATCACCTCGAACCCGCCGACCGTGCCCAGCGCCATCTCCGCGATCTCGCGGATATCCGGGTCATCCTCGACCAGCATCACTTTCCGCAAGGGCGCTTTGCTCATGCCGATCTCTCCGCTTCGGCGGTCGACAACTCGATCGTGAAGGTCGTGCCCGTCCCCATTTCGGTTTCGAACGAAATGCGCCCGCCCAGTTTATCGACGATCGCCTTGGCGATCGACAAGCCCAGCCCCGTGCCGCCGCGCGCACGCGTGTCGCCGCTATCGGCTTGGGCGAAACGCTGGAAGACTTGGCCCCGGAAGGCGGGCGGAATGCCGGGCCCGCGATCGGATACGGCGATGCGCCAATGGTCGCCGCCGCGCCGCGCGGCGAGTTCCACGCGCTCGCCCGCCGGCGAGAACTTCACCGCGTTGGACAGAAGATTGTGCAGCACCTGGATCAGGCGATGCTCGTCGCCCCACACAAGCGCTTCGCCCGGCACGTGGCCGGTGCGCGCCACATGCACGCCGCGCTTCAACGCCATCGGGCCGATTTCGCGCGCCGCGCGGTCGAGCAGCGCGTCGAGCGGGACGGGGACGAGTTTGAGATCGTCGATCGGCGCTTCCAGACGCTGGACCTGGAGAAGATCGTCGACGAGGCGGGCGAGTCGCTCGGCGTTGCGGTTGGCGATATCGACCAATTGGCGCGCCTTGGGCGCCATGTCGCCGGCCGTTCCGGCCCCCACCAGCGCCAGCGCGCCGGAAATGGAGGTGAGCGGCGTGCGCAATTCGTGGCTGACGGTCGAAACGAAATCGGCTTTCGCGCGGTCGGCGGATTTCTCGGCCGTCACGTCCGACAGCACCAGCAGGCGGCCGCCTTCCGGCGTGTTCGCCTCGCGAATCAGAATCGTGCGCCCGTCGGTCAGCGCCAATTCGCGGCGTTGCGTCGCCATGCGGCGCTCTTCGCGGCGGCGTTTTATATGCGCGTCGATCCCGGCCGGATCGTTCAGAATGCCGGCCGCGTGCGCGCGGCGCAGCACCTCGTCGAACCGCGTGCCGGGCACGAAGACGTCGGCGATTTGCGGGAACATCGCGCCGACGCGCGGGTTGGACATCGCCAGCACGCCGTTCTCGTCGTAATAGATCAAGCCGTCGCTCATGGTGTCGAGCGCCAGGCGCCAGCGCTGCGCGTCCGCCGCGCGTTTCTCCGCGTCGCGCGCGTTCATCCGCAACGCGAGAACGAGAAGACAGGCGAGTACCGCCCCCGAAATCGCCAGCCAGATCAGTTTCCGATCGATATGGATTTCGTGCTCGTTTTGACGGCCGATCGCGGCGGCGCGCTCGTCCGCGATCAGCTGCCGCACGGCGTCGACGACCCGACTACCGTTGACGCGGTAATCGGGCTGCGCGATCCGATCCAGCGCTTCTTGGGTACGGCCGAGGCGGTCGAGTTCGCGGAACTCGCGCCAGACTTCGATCCCGCGCACGATCATCTGCGCCAGCGGTTCCACCGGCGGATCGCCGGGGCGGGTCAAGTCGCGCAGGTTCTGCATCGCCACTTGCAGCCGCGCGACGGCGTCGTCGAAGCGGTCCCAAGCGCGCGGCCCCGGATCGCTCAACCCGTCGCGCATGGTCAGCGCCGCGGCCTGGATACGGCCTTGCAGATCCTCGACCGCCGCCAGCCGCACGAACCCGGCCCGTGCGGCCTCCGCCGCCGCGCGCGTTTCGCGATGGATCTCGACCCCGATCCACAAAGCCGCCAGGCCGGGCAGGGCCAGAGCCGCCAGGGTCAGGGCGGCGCTGCGATCGCCGAGCCATTTGCGCGGATTGAACATTCCGGAGGCAAGCCTAGAGCGTTTCCGGTCCGGTTGGAACCGCCGGGCGGGGCGGATCGGACCCAAAGCCCAGTAAACATTGCACGAATCGT
The DNA window shown above is from Alphaproteobacteria bacterium and carries:
- a CDS encoding VOC family protein, which codes for MDFGGFQRPASGTLAVDHIAHWVPDRAAAFDELVRLGFAPTPFSEQFTRANPEAPPISAGTGNHCAMLERGYLEFLAPIGDTPNAATLRAGIARYTGVHLIAFGTVEPDAQHARLAREGFAPLDPVALQREIETPSGPRTARFSVVRTVAGAMPEGRVQFVEHKTPEHLWQARWIAHPNTAYALTHVHLCVADPTEAAARFARYTGLPATAIDGAPGIASARGDLVFRDATAAKAAFGIDPPALPWIAGYTLACRDLTKAPAGRQTARGRVVVPASALGGVIVFEAA
- a CDS encoding MBL fold metallo-hydrolase — translated: MEIVLLGTGCPQCDPDRRGPATLAIGGNARILIDCGSGVTQRLVEAGTSGAAIDALFLTHLHSDHLVDFYQLVISSWHQGRDRPQRVFGPPGTRDFVDGTMALWAAERAQRIAHEKRASTEAFKIETTEMVAGDVIAIGDAQVRVVPVAHQPVKHAFGFVIEADGQKAAFSGDTAYCPDLIAAAKGADVLVHECFLHAEMKPVPGVRAAATIDAVRSYHTPPEDVGRVAKEADVACLLLNHFVPVRFDRNAALDAVRQTYKGPAVIGEDLMRYDIATRRLAHRGGLIGF
- a CDS encoding Hpt domain-containing protein, with amino-acid sequence MSDAEDPVAAAIARFRQRYPARIDEIEAAWKAGDNKAAETASHRLKGAGGTFGMAEASAIAYRLECAFAENRLDAVAADIAALRELGK
- a CDS encoding response regulator, coding for MSKAPLRKVMLVEDDPDIREIAEMALGTVGGFEVMACASGGEALRRVDAFAPQLAVIDVMMPAMDGPTLFASLRARPTTAKLPIVFMTAKVQPEEIVRWHALGAADVVAKPFDPLALADRLRAIWAKLDV
- a CDS encoding PAS-domain containing protein, whose protein sequence is MFNPRKWLGDRSAALTLAALALPGLAALWIGVEIHRETRAAAEAARAGFVRLAAVEDLQGRIQAAALTMRDGLSDPGPRAWDRFDDAVARLQVAMQNLRDLTRPGDPPVEPLAQMIVRGIEVWREFRELDRLGRTQEALDRIAQPDYRVNGSRVVDAVRQLIADERAAAIGRQNEHEIHIDRKLIWLAISGAVLACLLVLALRMNARDAEKRAADAQRWRLALDTMSDGLIYYDENGVLAMSNPRVGAMFPQIADVFVPGTRFDEVLRRAHAAGILNDPAGIDAHIKRRREERRMATQRRELALTDGRTILIREANTPEGGRLLVLSDVTAEKSADRAKADFVSTVSHELRTPLTSISGALALVGAGTAGDMAPKARQLVDIANRNAERLARLVDDLLQVQRLEAPIDDLKLVPVPLDALLDRAAREIGPMALKRGVHVARTGHVPGEALVWGDEHRLIQVLHNLLSNAVKFSPAGERVELAARRGGDHWRIAVSDRGPGIPPAFRGQVFQRFAQADSGDTRARGGTGLGLSIAKAIVDKLGGRISFETEMGTGTTFTIELSTAEAERSA